AAATAATGGGTAATCCTGCTAACTTTGAAGGTGGTAACCCCGAAGGCGCCGCACTGCCTGGTAACTACCTCGGTATTGTGTATAAGGGTGGTTTTATCGTTCCGCTGCTTATGGCAGTAAACCTGATCCTTCTGACTTTCGTTGTAGAAAGGTACATCATGCTTTGGAGAGCAAAAGGCCGTGGTAACCTTAGCAACTTCGTTCGCCAGATTCGTGATCTTCTGAATCAGGACAAAATTGAAGAAGCTTCAAAACTTTGTGACAAACAGAGAGGTTCGCTTGCAAACGTATTGAAAGCAGGTCTCCACAGGTACAGAGATCTTCAGGCTGACAAGACCCTGATGAACGACCAGAAAGTTCTTGCACTCCAGAAGGAACTCGAAGAAGCTACAGCTCTTGAATTACCTGTTCTTTCACAGAACCTGGTTATCCTGTCGACCATTGCTTCGATCTCCGTGCTTATCGGTCTTATCGGTACAGTACTTGGTATGATCCGTGCATTCGGTGCTCTTGCTACTGCTGGTGCTCCTGACGCCCTGGCTCTTGCAACAGGTATTTCCGAAGCTCTTGTTAATACCGCTTTCGGTATCACCGGTTCCACCCTCTCACTGATATTCTATAACTACTATCAGACAAGGGTTGACAACATGACTTTTAAAATTGACGAAGCTGGTTTCAGCTTAACACAGACATTTGCTTCTTCATTAAGGAAAGCTTAATGTTGTTGATGAATAGTGAAGATGTAAATTCTAAATTCTGAGAAAATGGGAAAATTAAAAATGCATAAAAAACCACCGCGCATCGATATGACGCCGATGGTAGACCTCTTTTTCCTGCTTCTCATCTTTTTTATTTTGACAGCGACTTTCCGTCAACCGGAAGCTGTACAGATTGATACGCCGAGTTCAGTTTCAAATACAACCACTCCGGAGCAACATATCATTACCATTATGGTATCACCTGATAACAAGGTGTTCTTTAATGTGGACAATGGTATTGACACTTCGGAACACCTTCGTGGCAACATCCTCAAGGCAATGGCATACCAGTACCAGATGAAATTCACTCCAGCTGAAGTGAAAAAGTTCGAAGGTCTGGCATCATTTGCTGTTCCCATGGCTAAAATGAAAGATTACATCAATGCCAAGAACACCGAGGAACGTGACGCCATGAATACAACGGTTCCCATGGACTCAACGGATAATCAGCTTCTGTACTGGATAAGGTTTGCCCGTAACTACAACAGTCAACTGGAAGTAGCACTTAAGGGCGACAGGGAAGCCAGTTATGAAACGATAAAAAAGGTGATCGACATTTTGCAGGATAATAATATCAACAAATTCAACCTGACCACCAGTCTGGAAGATGTTGAGGTAAAAATGGATAACCTTTAATAGGAGATTTTAAGAAATGGCTGAAATAATTCAAAACGAAGGCGGTAAACAAAAAGGTAAGCGCCGGGCGAAAAGGCACAGTACGCACATCGACATGACGCCGATGGTTGACCTGGCCTGTCTGCTGCTTACATTCTTTATGCTTACCACTGCTTTTGCCAAAGCAAAGGTTATGGAAATTGTGCTTCCGGAGAAACCTAAAGATGAGAAACCGGAGCAGAAACCTGAGGTTGACAGCAGCAGGGCTTTGAATATCATTCTTATAGGTGATGACAAGGTTCTGTGGTATAATGGTCTTGCAAATCCTGCAAAACCTCCTCTGCCACGTCTGCACGAGACTAACTTCAGCGATGATGGTATACGCAGGATTTTATTACAGCGTAATAAAGACTTGTTTACCAAAATCGAAACGATGAAGGAAGATGTGGTAACCGGAAAAATTGAAATGCCGAGAGATTCAGTCGATGCACAGCGGAAACGCTTCATGCGTCAGGATAAAGCCGGCCCGGTTGTTCTGATCAAAGCACATGAAAATGTGAAGTATAAAAATATCGTGGATATTCTCGACGAAATGTCAATAACCAATATTGCACTTTACGCGTTGATCGATATTAACGATGTGGAAAAGAAGATGGTAAATGACTATCTTGCAGCCCAGGGTAGTGGTGCTAGTGGTAAATAATTAAAATTTATCGAAAATGGCTGATAAAAAAGAAAACAGATCACTTACCCTTACAGATCTTGTATTTGAAAACAGAAATAAGGAATACGGATCCTACTTTCTGCGGAAAAGATTTCCGCGCTATCTTCTAGTAGCTTTCCT
Above is a genomic segment from Bacteroidales bacterium containing:
- a CDS encoding MotA/TolQ/ExbB proton channel family protein is translated as MKGQSLAEALKSTFVLVVMVLCVVAGWLIYSKIMGNPANFEGGNPEGAALPGNYLGIVYKGGFIVPLLMAVNLILLTFVVERYIMLWRAKGRGNLSNFVRQIRDLLNQDKIEEASKLCDKQRGSLANVLKAGLHRYRDLQADKTLMNDQKVLALQKELEEATALELPVLSQNLVILSTIASISVLIGLIGTVLGMIRAFGALATAGAPDALALATGISEALVNTAFGITGSTLSLIFYNYYQTRVDNMTFKIDEAGFSLTQTFASSLRKA
- a CDS encoding biopolymer transporter ExbD; this translates as MGKLKMHKKPPRIDMTPMVDLFFLLLIFFILTATFRQPEAVQIDTPSSVSNTTTPEQHIITIMVSPDNKVFFNVDNGIDTSEHLRGNILKAMAYQYQMKFTPAEVKKFEGLASFAVPMAKMKDYINAKNTEERDAMNTTVPMDSTDNQLLYWIRFARNYNSQLEVALKGDREASYETIKKVIDILQDNNINKFNLTTSLEDVEVKMDNL
- a CDS encoding biopolymer transporter ExbD; translated protein: MAEIIQNEGGKQKGKRRAKRHSTHIDMTPMVDLACLLLTFFMLTTAFAKAKVMEIVLPEKPKDEKPEQKPEVDSSRALNIILIGDDKVLWYNGLANPAKPPLPRLHETNFSDDGIRRILLQRNKDLFTKIETMKEDVVTGKIEMPRDSVDAQRKRFMRQDKAGPVVLIKAHENVKYKNIVDILDEMSITNIALYALIDINDVEKKMVNDYLAAQGSGASGK